The Deinococcus aquaticus genomic interval CAGGCGGGCTTCGAGCAGCAGCGCGGCGGCCGTGACCAGCAGCAGCGCCAGCGCCAGCCACGCCGAGTACACCCGGTCGTACGCGGCGGTGTACTGCTGGTAGATGGCGGCGCTAAAGGTGGGAAAGCGCATCAGGCTGACCACGCTGAAGTCCCCCAGCACGTGCAGGGCGATCAGCAGCGCGCCGGACAGCCACGCGGGGCGCAGGTACGGCAGCGTGACCTCGCGGAAGGTCTGCGCGGGCGTGCGGCCCAGCAGCCGGGCGGCGTCCTCCAGGGCGGGGTCCTGGGCGCGCAACGCGGCGTGCAGATTCAGGAACAGGTACGGGAACGTGAACAGCGTCAGGACGCCCAGCGCGCCCCAGTACCCGCCCGGGCCGGGCCAGCGGATGCCGGTCAGGGCGTCGATGGTACCGCCCGCGCCACTCGCGGCGATCATGGCGTACGCGCCCACGTACCCGGGAATGGCCAGTGGCAGCACGCCCAGCAGCATCAGCAGGCGGCGGGGGCGCAGGGTGGTGCGCGCGGCCAGGTATGCCAGCGGCAGCGCGATCAGGGTGGTGCCGGCCAGGACGCCCAGCGTAAGCAGCAGCGTGTTGGCCAGCAGTTCCAGGTTGCGGGCGCGGAACACGATCTCGCGCAGTTCGCTGCTCTCGGCTCCCAGGGCGCGCAGCACCAGGTAGACCAGCGGCAGCAGGACGCCCAGCACGGCCAGCAGGGCCGGGAGCAGCAGCAGGGGGTGGGGTCGGCGTGCGTTCATGGCAGGGGGACAGGCGGGCGGGGCCGCGCAGCCGGGTCACCATAGCAGACCGGATTGGTCGGGATTAGGGCGGGCGTCCCGGCGATTCCCACGCCCGGCCCCGTCAATGCAGGCCGCCGCCCCCCCACGGATCGTGGGTCGGGGCGGCGGTCAGGACTGTAGTCGCGGCTGGGAGATCAGGACTGGGGGATCAGCACTGGGGGATCAGCACTGGGGGATCAGAGCAGGCCGGCGTCGCGCAGCAGTTTCTGGGCCTTGTCGATGTTCTTGGGCAGCACGGTGGGGTCGATGCGGGGGCTGCGTTTGCTCACGTCGCTGTAGGGCAGCATGGTCGTGGGCTGCAGGATGTTCCCGATAACCGGGTACTCGAAGTTCACGCTCAGGAAGAAGGTCTGGGCGTCCTTGGCGACCAGGGCGCTCAGGAAGCGGGCGGCGCTGGCGCTGTTCTTGCTGGTCTTCAGGATGGCCGCGCCCGTGGCGTTGCCCAGGTTGCCGATGTCGCCGTTCTTGAAGAAGTACGTGTCGATGGGGTAGCTCAGGCGGTTCACGCGCTGGATGTAGTAGTGGTTGGTGAGCGCCACGTCGATCTCACCGGCGCGCATGGCCTCAAGCATGCCCACGTTGCTGGTCTTGTAGTCCTTGGGCTGCAGGGCCTTCATGCCCTCGATCCACTGGCGGGTGGTGGCCTCGCCGTACTTGCTGATCATGGCGGCCAGGAAGTCCTGGAAGCTGGGGTAGCTGACGGTCCAGCCGATGCGGCCCTTGAGGCTGGTCATCTTGGGCAGGTCCAGGATGGAGTCGGGCAGAGATTCGGGCTTGATCTTGCCCGTGTTGTACGCCAGGGTGCGGAAGCGGACGGTGGTGGGCAGCCAGGTGCGGTCGTCGGGCAGGTAGTCGCTGCTGACGTTGCGGGTCAGGGCGGTGCCCAGCTTGGTGAACTTGCCTTCCTCGGCCAGTTCGCCGAGCGCGCCGACCGAGTTGCCCCAGTACACGTCGGCGGGGCTCTTGCTGCCTTCCTCGCGCAGGGCGGCGACCAGCTGGGCGTCGGTGCCGTAGCGGACGTTGACCTTGATGCCGGTCTGACGCTCAAACTGCTGCACGACCGGGTCCACGAAGGTCTTGGCGCGGCCGGAGTACACGGTTAGGGTCTTGGCCTGCGCGAGGCTGGTGCCGGCGAGCAGCAGGGCGGTCACGGCAAGGAGGGTACGCTTCATACTCGAAATCCTAAGTAATCAGGTCGGATTAATAAGGTACAAACGTCCCAGGGTAGAGGGGAGCGGAGATACAGCCTCTCCTCTGCCCGGGCCTCAGCGCTCCTCAAGGGCCAGTTCCACCAGACGGGTCA includes:
- a CDS encoding extracellular solute-binding protein produces the protein MKRTLLAVTALLLAGTSLAQAKTLTVYSGRAKTFVDPVVQQFERQTGIKVNVRYGTDAQLVAALREEGSKSPADVYWGNSVGALGELAEEGKFTKLGTALTRNVSSDYLPDDRTWLPTTVRFRTLAYNTGKIKPESLPDSILDLPKMTSLKGRIGWTVSYPSFQDFLAAMISKYGEATTRQWIEGMKALQPKDYKTSNVGMLEAMRAGEIDVALTNHYYIQRVNRLSYPIDTYFFKNGDIGNLGNATGAAILKTSKNSASAARFLSALVAKDAQTFFLSVNFEYPVIGNILQPTTMLPYSDVSKRSPRIDPTVLPKNIDKAQKLLRDAGLL